Part of the Falco rusticolus isolate bFalRus1 chromosome 2, bFalRus1.pri, whole genome shotgun sequence genome is shown below.
AGAGaggagttttgttttaatttccttggtGATCCTGGGTATTCTTGGATTTACCTCACTAGATTTAGTCTATTCAAATAcaaacacccacacacccccctgGAACATTAAGACCTGGCAGCTTTACACAGGTACTGTGCAACAATTAGGTACCAAATGTAACACAGCAACTACAAATATCGCAGCAGTATTTTCAGAGTGAGCCCCCAAAAGACAAGATCGATTTCTAACAACAACAAAGACAATGTTTTATTGAACAAATCTATGTACAGtacaaaaaagtttttaaaatgaaacactaCTGTTGATTTATTGCAGTTTGATGGCTCAGTTTTAATTTGTACTCTTatagaaaatgcaaagtaaaataatttaacattcAACAAGGAAGCAcaaatttcctttcttgctgAACCTGTAACAGCTTTTACAAATTAAAGTCCCAAAATGCATACACTGCATTTAATCAGAAAGGTGTTATACAGTAccaaataaattaagaaaatagtAACACTACCACCCCCTTTGAGTCTTTTGTCCATAGCACTGGTGttaaacaataaaagaaatgagTACAGCTGAACCTTCAATGTGATAGTAAAATCACAAAGTTTAATGTTATAAATTATCCAAACTATACAATTTATATAGTTTTAATGAATATGGCTAAATAACCAAAGTACCAGTGACCTTTCCCCACAGATATGACcactttcagcatttttttttttaatttttttgtgaaaggtGCCTACCAAGCGGCAACTCTTTGAAAATTAGAACATACATGAGCTTTACAGCGAGCTGTGATCGGGTTAGAGTAGACAGTCTTACAAGGAAAGTCTAAATCCAAGTTATAGGCACCTGGAGGAATGTTACTAGAATAAAATTATCAGCAATGAAATGCACAAACTTTGATCCAACAAAGCCCCTCAGCTCATGTATAACTTCAGGCAGCTTTAAGGTATCTGCATGCTTACATGACACCTGTACTTCAATATTTATTGAATCAAAGTGATACAGCTTGAGTATTTCCAATTATGTCATTCAATGCTTAAcgtctggggaaaaaaaaccaaactcaacAACTTTCAAGTCTAGATTGGGAACCTTTTTTAGCCCGAGAAGTTGTAGACTTAGTGCAGGGTAATACTCAACATACTAAAtaagtctttaaaaagcatgtaGAATTATCCCCTACACATTACAAGTTACCTTTTTGCTCCTAATTAAAGTTCCTTAATATTGCAACTATCTGACAATACCAACAGGTATCAGAAAgtagtttaaataaaatgcaatttcttttgaagtaaaaaCCCATTACTTAAACCAGAAATTGTTACCACCCACGTGTAAGTCAATTTAGCATATTTCTGATAGGTGTTAGGTGATGTTAACGTTCCCCTACATAAGAACTTGGCTTTCCAGTTCTCCAAAGCGTATATGCTCAACACATGGTATAAACAAATGGTGGTGTCCAAAAAAACGCATCTTTGAACAAGAATGAGTTTAATGCAGGTACAAAAAATTATGGTCACAGTTTATGCATGTCCACAGATGTACTTATATCTGCACGCTTAAACCAAAGAAAACGCAAGATTCAACCATGTTTTTAAAGCACCTTCAAACACATGGAGCTccaggaaaaggcaaaaaagcacCAAAGAGTAAAAGTACATTGAAAAGACtttacacaaacatttttgtcaTATCTATTGACTGagctttcaaatttttaaaactgtaatactttaacttttgttttccaaatatatttaagCAAATTTAACTAGATTAACAATGTTAAGCAAAGGGGAGCCTGGGAACATTCAAGATGGTAACTGGgtccttaaaaattaattggtaacttgaaagcaaaaaatgtgaaagtgcATTTGGCTGGTAAGGTCCCCATCCATTTCACGTTTAAAAACTtctaatgtatttatacatgtaaatatatatatagcgtgtatatatgtatatataatgaACGATGCatttaaatcagttttgcaactgcaaaaaaaattctttggtGCCTCAAATGTCATATGAACCTCTGAAAGCGGGCTGCTCATCAGTATTAATGTAATGCACACATACCTGTGATCATAATTTTATAACCTTTCACGTTAATCCAACTCAAAGTTAAGGCAAAGATTTTCTAGAATTCCAAAGACTATGGTTTGGAATTTGTGTTCTTTTTACCTCccaggagggaaaaaggaagcagaattaATGCAAATATCTGTTTAATTTCACAGAGGATTATTAGCAGAGGCATTACTGAACTATTAAGTTTGAGTTCCAGGACTACTTAACAGCCTATTTTACAATTAAACCCTTAGGTTTGCAAGTGTGAGCCATTGCTACAATGAAGAGATCTTTTAGGTACCTCTTGACTTTTTTACTCATTAATTTCTATATATCTGTTGATTTAAGCAAGCTGATCATCTTATTATGCCATACACACATGGTGATGAAATATTCAGGAAGCAAACTAGCTGAGCGGGAACAGTTGGTCTTCGCTGCCCTACATTTCTGGGACGACTCCATCTGTACACGCCAGTTTTCAGCACTATACCTTCCGTGCCTACAACCGCATTAAATTTTTCAGCTACCCACACAGAACAGGATCCCAAATCAAACATTTTTAGGTGGCAAGACAGTATATGTTAAATTAAGAGGATAAATTAGCACAGTAATTACACAATGTGCATGTTTGCCACACCTCTGTTTGGGGAGGGAAGCCCAAAAACTACAACAGCATCTTTTTGGTTTCCAAACGTCCTGTATTTCAATGTTACAGAGAGAGCTCCACAACTCAAATTTCCTGTCCTCACATTCTGATTGTTTCTATAAACAGTGAATTTTGGATAAAGTGCTTAACATTCAAGTCTAACTCACTCACTAACTTCTGGGAAAGGCTCTCCAAGGGGTGCTACTAGATGGGGTTGTAATGTGTCTTAAGGTTGAGTCGATACATACTTTCTCCCTTCCTGTAGACAGTAAATAAGTAGTTACGGTACTGAGCTGCGACCTACCACCACTATGCAATATCACCTATGTGAAACAGGCTCTTCCGGATCTTTTCGTCCAACTTGACATGTGCTCTGCTTTTGtctgcccctttttttttttaaaaaaaaccaaaacaggaaGCCATCTCAAGTTCTTTTCAGTCATACCAACAGCTGAAGGACCTCTGTATTAGCATAAAATTAGTTTAACTCTGCCCTGTAGTGCAAGTTTAATGCCTTTcacattctgtatttatttcaacCTGGTTTTGTTAATATCCACACAATCCGCGCATGTACTGCTTGTATTAGTCTTCCTGCACTTACAACAGATGTTTTACAGGACACACTTAACATACACCTTTACCATAGTCTTGCAAAGGCCTTCTCTTGTGTGCATCTGATATCCACTGTGTGTAACTTTCACACTTCATATCACATCAACTCACTTTTCCTTGCATGCTCTGTACTTCAGGTTTTTGGCTATTTGAGCATTTCATCCATCTTGGATTTCTTTCTACATTCCACTTTTTGGATGCTGAGCGTAGGTGTATTAAACGAGCTCCATGCTTTTGAGCAGATAATGGAATCACATACTCAAACTCTGAAAGAAGAATGCGTGGTTCCTCTATGCATTTCTTACCTGTACTATCATAACGTTAACACCTCCTTGAATGATTCCTTCCCAGGTGTGTGGATGGATACCCTTTAACCACACATTTTCCAActaaagcagctttcagaattggttgtttttatttccataagGCAGTTAAcacctctgctttctctgcctgctcGACTGTATGCCTTATTTTCCTCAAACCTTCACGCTAGAAAGACTGTGCCGCTAAGCTTCAATCACACATTTGGAATGGATGTGGCTGTTCGGATAACTGGTACTTTGGGGATTTTGTAGCAACCTTTCTGGACTCAAGACCTGCAGAGCTCTTATACCTCTGTGAGTTTTGTCTAGAAAATGTGCTTTGTCTCTATCAAGGTCACgtttttcttcagtaatttgAAACTGCTTTATGATTAAGGCCAACTGGGGAACGAACTGATGCTTCTTCATGTAGTGTTTTCTTACACCACTCCTCGTTTGATGCATTTTCCCACAAACGTTGAATCAGGCACCTGTAAAAGAGAAGGCATTGGGATCAAAATAACCAACATCATCATCCTTTCATCTAGAACACTGCTTATGATTTTCAACGTTTAGTTTCAAACGTGCAAGGAAAGAGAGACTGAAGTACCCCCTCCTGTTTTATGAGAAGCCTTTTCCATTAGTTGCCTACCAGTCCTCACCTCTTTCTTATTCTGCTCACGACCTCTTTCTTATTCTGAACAGCATGACCAATTTGAACTTCCAATTTAGCACAGTACTGTGACTGAAGCGTCTAAGTTCTAGCACACTACAATCGCTTAGAAGTCGTTTCTGTCTTTAGCTATTCCGTCTGGTTGCCTGTTTTCAAAGACCGTTTTCTGGTTGGTATTTACctccaaacaaaccaacccagaAGGACTGTAAGACTTACTTTCATCATCTGAATCGAATCCAAAGAGCGTCTGACACTTCTTTTGTGCAAGGTGAGCCTCAAGTGCTTCTGAATTACAGTAGATGGTCAAGCAGTTGCCACATCTAAATCTTTCTGTTGATTTGCTACAAAATTTATCTTGTTCAGAATAAGCATCTACTTCATCATCCAAAATTTTTCTACGTTTTGGCATGCTAATGTATCGTTCATCAAGATAACTTGGAGGCAATGGTCTAACGTACGGTTTTGTTAAGATGACACCATATGAAGTATTCTCTGTTGTTTGATTTGGTTTAGAAGGTGGCTGCGAGGCAGCAGCATTATTTTGTGGTATATCATGACAATTCTGTAAAACTGGTAACACTGACCCATTTTCTGTCCTTGTTTCATCTGCCACTCTGTCCAAAGGTATTTCTGATGACTTAGATGACGTCTGATCTAGGTCACTGTGCCCATTGACCAGTTGGTCACTAGCAACATTACAGTTTTCAGAATTTGGCTGTAACACAGGTGTCTTTTGGTCTATTAAACTTAAAACTGTAGCGCTACCCTCAGATGagctttcatttccattgtGAATTGCATTATTGGCTTTTTTCTCAACACTTTGAATATATGTCTTTGGTTCTGTAGAATCTTTCCTTGACTTCCAAGTTGGAATTGGTAAATCTAcggtttctttttcattaacagATTCATCATCATCTTGGTAACTACAAACTTCTGAAGGATCATCTGAAGAATCCTTTTCACTTGCGTCTTCTGAACATTCTGCTGTTTTACTTAAATAATGCTGAGCCTCGTGTTCATACAGCAAAGGGAGCTCCTCAAACAGCTCACAGCACTCTGCAAAATTGCACTGAGCTTTAAAAACACTATGACTTTTTGTATGTTCCGCAAGCTCAGTTGACAGCTTAAATCTCTGATTACAATTAAAGTGTAAACAAAAGTAAACATTTGGATACACATGTCTCTTCAGGTGGTCTATAAAATGCTGGGAATCAGCAAATTTTCTCTGGCAGAACCGGCATTTTCCTTTATTCCATTTCATTATATGCTGCTGCACCTTCAAATCAGTTGGATGAGATTTTCTTGCATGTTTATTGAGGAATCTTATCTTTTTAAACACTCTAGCACAACCATTAGCAGGGCACTTAAAGCTTCCTTCCTCATCCAGAGCATCAATGTCTTTTTGAGAGCAAAAAGCTCCGTTCACTTTATGCAGAGTAGGTGACTCCTTATTGGAGCTCTCATCATCTTCAGGCAAACTTTCCGTACTTAAAGCATCAGGAACATTATTAAAACAGCTGTCGCTACTATTTTCAGTAGCGTCATCCTGGTCACTCAGATGGTTTTCCACAGCCTCAAATACCTGTTCCGCATTCTCCTCCTCCACTTGGACCACTTGGTCAGCACCCGGAGCTACTGCAGTCTCTGGTTCGTTATCTTTGGAACCAtcagaatttccattttcaagagACGGAGAAGCATCAGGACATTCTGCTTCATTAGGAGCAGGAGCCTGCTGACCAGCCTCAAGAACTGCAGCCAGATGTTGCCTTTCTATCTTTCTGACATGATTCTTTAAGTGCTTAAGCATAAGTCCTTTTTGCCTGAACTTTCTGGTGCAAAGTACACAGGAAAAACTGCCCTTTTTTTGGTGAGCTTGTGCATGTTTCACAATGTGACCAGCAAGAAATTCCTTGTTGCATATCACACAGCGGTGCCTTGGGACATTTTGATCTAACATTTCAGATGCCTCAAGAGCTTCATGGTTCTTTTTGCCATTACCTTTGGACTGGGCTTCAGAGAGGTCTTCAGGGTCAAGCTCCCCATTGCTGACATCTGTTAAACAGACACGTTCCTCACTCAGAGCCCTATACTCCGTTATCTTCTC
Proteins encoded:
- the ZNF654 gene encoding zinc finger protein 654 isoform X1 — protein: MAEDESDQESERLSEELEALVTPGLPAGLPALLNSQYYCRRFCQVVEDYAGRWQVPLPQLQVLQTALCCFTSACVSFPAECEHVQYVLSSLALSFFELLLFFGKDEFYEDPLKDILGSIQECQNLLNRYRNLNLELVTRIIRDGGPWEDPVLQAILKAKPVSQELVNKYLSSENPLFFELRARYLIACERIPEAMALIKSCINHPDISKDLYFHQALFTCLYMSPLEDQLFQEHLLRTDCKSGIEIICNTEKEGKTTLALQLCESFLVPQLQNGDMYCIWDLIFIWSKLQLKSNPSKQVFVDQCYQLLRIATNVRVIFPFMKVIKDEVGEDGLQICVEICGCALQLDLREDPNMKSLIYKAIAHFLPNDLEILRICALSIFFLERTLESYYTVEHLYKCADEEYNECTSSVQNRVRFELLPILKKGLFFDPEFWNFLMIKQNCLALLGDKAFVGLSESTLENATANTEKITEYRALSEERVCLTDVSNGELDPEDLSEAQSKGNGKKNHEALEASEMLDQNVPRHRCVICNKEFLAGHIVKHAQAHQKKGSFSCVLCTRKFRQKGLMLKHLKNHVRKIERQHLAAVLEAGQQAPAPNEAECPDASPSLENGNSDGSKDNEPETAVAPGADQVVQVEEENAEQVFEAVENHLSDQDDATENSSDSCFNNVPDALSTESLPEDDESSNKESPTLHKVNGAFCSQKDIDALDEEGSFKCPANGCARVFKKIRFLNKHARKSHPTDLKVQQHIMKWNKGKCRFCQRKFADSQHFIDHLKRHVYPNVYFCLHFNCNQRFKLSTELAEHTKSHSVFKAQCNFAECCELFEELPLLYEHEAQHYLSKTAECSEDASEKDSSDDPSEVCSYQDDDESVNEKETVDLPIPTWKSRKDSTEPKTYIQSVEKKANNAIHNGNESSSEGSATVLSLIDQKTPVLQPNSENCNVASDQLVNGHSDLDQTSSKSSEIPLDRVADETRTENGSVLPVLQNCHDIPQNNAAASQPPSKPNQTTENTSYGVILTKPYVRPLPPSYLDERYISMPKRRKILDDEVDAYSEQDKFCSKSTERFRCGNCLTIYCNSEALEAHLAQKKCQTLFGFDSDDESA
- the ZNF654 gene encoding zinc finger protein 654 isoform X2, with product MALIKSCINHPDISKDLYFHQALFTCLYMSPLEDQLFQEHLLRTDCKSGIEIICNTEKEGKTTLALQLCESFLVPQLQNGDMYCIWDLIFIWSKLQLKSNPSKQVFVDQCYQLLRIATNVRVIFPFMKVIKDEVGEDGLQICVEICGCALQLDLREDPNMKSLIYKAIAHFLPNDLEILRICALSIFFLERTLESYYTVEHLYKCADEEYNECTSSVQNRVRFELLPILKKGLFFDPEFWNFLMIKQNCLALLGDKAFVGLSESTLENATANTEKITEYRALSEERVCLTDVSNGELDPEDLSEAQSKGNGKKNHEALEASEMLDQNVPRHRCVICNKEFLAGHIVKHAQAHQKKGSFSCVLCTRKFRQKGLMLKHLKNHVRKIERQHLAAVLEAGQQAPAPNEAECPDASPSLENGNSDGSKDNEPETAVAPGADQVVQVEEENAEQVFEAVENHLSDQDDATENSSDSCFNNVPDALSTESLPEDDESSNKESPTLHKVNGAFCSQKDIDALDEEGSFKCPANGCARVFKKIRFLNKHARKSHPTDLKVQQHIMKWNKGKCRFCQRKFADSQHFIDHLKRHVYPNVYFCLHFNCNQRFKLSTELAEHTKSHSVFKAQCNFAECCELFEELPLLYEHEAQHYLSKTAECSEDASEKDSSDDPSEVCSYQDDDESVNEKETVDLPIPTWKSRKDSTEPKTYIQSVEKKANNAIHNGNESSSEGSATVLSLIDQKTPVLQPNSENCNVASDQLVNGHSDLDQTSSKSSEIPLDRVADETRTENGSVLPVLQNCHDIPQNNAAASQPPSKPNQTTENTSYGVILTKPYVRPLPPSYLDERYISMPKRRKILDDEVDAYSEQDKFCSKSTERFRCGNCLTIYCNSEALEAHLAQKKCQTLFGFDSDDESA